GAAAGCGTCAACCTCTCGGCGGTAGAAACGCCTGATTACAACGCGTTGCTTAAGGCGGCCCCTGCTTACAAGATAGCGAAAAGCCAGCTGGAGATCTCTTCTCTCCAGCAACAGTCGACGATCAGCGAATTTTTGCCGTCAATTTCCTTGCAGGGGAGTTATTCGAAGAGCGGCAGCAGCTGGCCGCCGGATTCTTCCAATAAATCACTAAGCCTTAGCCTTTCTTATTCGCTTTTTCCCGGCGGGAGCAATATCGCCGACCGGGTGATTACCAACGCCCAGTACGATAAAGCGAAAGAGGATTACGCCAAGACCGAGAAAGATCTGTTTTATACACTGAAACAAAACTATCTTCAACTGCAGGACGCGGTGGAAGATCTGTTGATCCAGCAGGAATACTTGGCCGCTTCGACGGAACGTTCCCGGATCGCCCAGGTCAAGTATCTAAATGGTTTGGTCACCTATACTGAATGGGACCAGATCCAGAACGAATACATCAGCGCTCAAAACAGTTTGCTTAACGCCAATAAATCGGCCTTGCTGGCTGAAGCGAGTTGGTATAAATCATTTGGAGGATGGATAAAATGAAAAGATGGGCTGTGGTTATCATGGTTGGAGTCGTCGCTGTCCTGATCTCAAGCTGCGCGTCTAAAACCACGGAAAAGCCGCTGGAAACCGCCAAGGTCGTCCGGGGGAACATTCTGGCCGAACTGCCGGTCTCCGGCACGGTGATCCCGCGCAACCGCCTGGAGATCAAACCGCCGGTGGCAGGCAGGGTCGAACAAGTTTTGGTCGCGGAAGGCCAGCGGGTGAAAAAAGGGGCGATCCTCGCCTGGATGAGCTCGAGCGAGCGGGCCGCGATCCTGGATGCCGCCAGGGCGAAAGGGCAAGATGAGGTCAAACATTGGGAAGACGTTTACAAACCGGCCCCCATCGTCGCGCCGCTCGATGGTTTTATCATTAAACGGAGCATTGAGCCGGGGCAGTTCATCGGGATCAGCGACAGTGTTCTGGTGATGGCTGATCGTTTGATCGTCGAAGCGCAGGTTGATGAGACCGATATCGGCCGGATCAAGGTCGGTCAGAAATCGGTCATCAAGCTGGACGCTTATCCCGATCGGGCGATCTCCGGTCATATCGAACAGATCGCCTACGAGTCGGAGACGATCAACAATGTCACGGTCTATAAAGTTAATGTTTTGCCGGACAGCGTTCCAGCCTTTTTCCGTTCCGGCATGAGCGCGACCGTTAATTTTACTTTGGAAGAGAGAGTGAATGTCCTGACCTTGCCGCTGACGGCGATCAAGAAAAGCAACAGCCAAACCTACGCTTTTATCCGGCGGGAGGGGGTGGTCACGGCGGTTAAGGTCCAAACCGGCTTAGAAAATAATGTTCATTTCGAATTGCTTTCCGGTTTAAACGAA
This window of the Candidatus Margulisiibacteriota bacterium genome carries:
- a CDS encoding HlyD family efflux transporter periplasmic adaptor subunit translates to MKRWAVVIMVGVVAVLISSCASKTTEKPLETAKVVRGNILAELPVSGTVIPRNRLEIKPPVAGRVEQVLVAEGQRVKKGAILAWMSSSERAAILDAARAKGQDEVKHWEDVYKPAPIVAPLDGFIIKRSIEPGQFIGISDSVLVMADRLIVEAQVDETDIGRIKVGQKSVIKLDAYPDRAISGHIEQIAYESETINNVTVYKVNVLPDSVPAFFRSGMSATVNFTLEERVNVLTLPLTAIKKSNSQTYAFIRREGVVTAVKVQTGLENNVHFELLSGLNEGEEVVIPTAKLAVELLDRRRGSQPFNFLGGGNRSRSR